The Pseudanabaena sp. BC1403 genome segment CTATGACAGCATCAATCGTAAACTTAACCAAGCCTTTATTGATGCCGTTGAAAGAACCCTCAATCGCATTGCTCAGTTTCCGAATGCTTGGACACCAATGATCGCAAGTGCTAGACGATGCCATGTTGATGGATTCCCCTATGGCATTGTGTACCGAGTTTGTGGCGATCGCATCCAGATCCTAGCCGTTATGCACTTACAACGCAAACCACACTATTGGATAGATAGAAATTAGATACAACCCCAACGACTGATCATGCGATCGCACTACATTCTTGACCTCGTTAAGTGCGATTGTGCGAGTAAGTGTAGAATCAGTTGCGATCGTCGTAGGGGAGAGCATTCCCATGAAAATCTACGCTTTTATAGATTGATTTAATTTGAGAATCCAATGACTTAAACACGCAAGATAGGGACAAGCGATCGCTAAAAAGAGAAGTCTAGAGGCTTTGCATCGCTTCGCTTAAGTTCATTAATAGCTTGTAATAGCGAATCACCCATATCAGAAAAAGAAGTAAAGACAATAAAGCTATGAAGGGGAAAATCGTAGCTAATCCCAACGATACAACCAGTCCTATGCCAATGAGCAAAACCCCTTCTGCATCTTTTGCAAGGTTATTTTTATGGATAAATTCTGCAACCTGTTTAAGAAATATTAAAAAAGAGACATAAGCGATCGCTGAAATAATCGTT includes the following:
- a CDS encoding type II toxin-antitoxin system RelE/ParE family toxin yields the protein MFLEFDPNAQLELEAAVSYYDSINRKLNQAFIDAVERTLNRIAQFPNAWTPMIASARRCHVDGFPYGIVYRVCGDRIQILAVMHLQRKPHYWIDRN